One Lytechinus variegatus isolate NC3 chromosome 14, Lvar_3.0, whole genome shotgun sequence genomic region harbors:
- the LOC121427182 gene encoding solute carrier family 15 member 4-like produces MADAANAAVPSSSTTPSGTVADDVGDSIEPPAVQTNVAGTITDIESMIDGGVTAADGTVISKEVIRNTACIIFGDFAATFIAYTVVTNIGIFGKDFLHLDLRDVEEWNLIVVGIDAVFFLLAGCFTDWYGGSYAAMHVYGIVCFLGSCILPLLTFDWSVFGSAYGIPVQGRRVLFYLARIIIGLGFSGIYVTAPPFAARQVQAYGKASVQSCFHYIYTVVQFAPLIVLTSLSFIQLNVSFFVGYLVTLTVNVLTMVFFKYARSIFIQGIPDKGKKTTLVAKTAAQAVKTKVTTRTSCCSSNCCPNLWSSIQTTDDESVELLGKGALTDTLPTADAAEAEDTHATTADPSGNAEFDISQSNGSSPTPAVYGTLALDIAGVTGHQPETVRRALWVCYAIVLLSCEFPYSIVRCQVSTSFVSQAERMKPTILGQVVNSSLLQRYLPVLGIALAPLVNVYIYPYISKRFVTLTMPFRTIIGIVFATLSVLSAAIAETARLTFIDRGNFTLQDVNGQTLQVSDLSLDALIPQYFFMGVADVFIFITGLEFAFTQSPCSMQTVVTGIFLFFEATGRIAATLLVPLINTITAADPWYPPEINNGHLNLYFLVLTGISLTNLIIFCLLEKGYEIVDEQLCLDDVHTVGESTGTTSTSSSKATPSGTLTANTNQPQTSTPISTMST; encoded by the exons ATGGCGGATGCTGCTAACGCTGCAGTTCCATCATCGTCTACGACTCCTTCAGGAACTGTGGCCGATGATGTCGGTGATTCAATTGAACCCCCAGCCGTCCAAACGAATGTCGCTGGCACGATCACCGACATCGAAAGCATGATCGATGGAGGAGTAACGGCGGCCGACGGCACGGTCATCTCCAAAGAAGTCATCCGAAACACGGCCTGTATCATATTCGGCGACTTCGCGGCGACGTTCATCGCGTATACTGTCGTCACTAACATCGGCATTTTCGGGAAGGACTTCCTCCACCTCGACCTGCGCGACGTCGAGGAGTGGAACCTGATCGTCGTCGGGATCGATGCCGTGTTCTTCCTGCTTGCGGGATGCTTTACCGATTGGTACGGTGGCTCATATGCAGCGATGCATGTATACGGCATCGTTTGCTTTCTAG GATCCTGTATTCTGCCTCTACTCACTTTCGATTGGTCTGTCTTTGGTTCTGCCTACGGGATACCAGTCCAAGGTCGCCGAGTTTTATTTTACCTTGCCCGAATAATCATAGGGTTAGGTTTCTCAGGTATTTATGTGACGGCTCCCCCTTTTGCAGCAAGACAAGTACAGGCTTACGGGAAGGCATCAGTTCAGAGCTGTTTCCATTA TATATACACCGTGGTTCAGTTTGCTCCTCTGATTGTCCTCACGAGTTTATCCTTCATACAACTGAACGTATCCTTCTTCGTTGGGTACCTTGTCACCTTGACTGTCAATGTCCTCACCATGGTGTTCTTCAAGTATGCCAGAAGCATATTCATACAGGGCATCCCTGATA AGGGCAAGAAGACCACCTTGGTCGCGAAAACAGCGGCCCAAGCTGTTAAAACGAAAGTCACTACGAGAACATCTTGTTGTAGTTCAAACTGCTGTCCAAACCTCTGGTCCTCGATCCAAACGACAGATGACGAAAGCGTAGAGCTCCTGGGGAAGGGCGCCCTCACGGATACCTTGCCGACTGCGGATGCTGCTGAAGCGGAGGACACGCACGCAACAACAGCCGATCCCTCGGGAAATGCAGAGTTTGACATATCTCAGAGCAATGGATCATCACCAACTCCAGCAGTATATGGGACCTTGGCACTGGATATTGCAGGAGTTACAGGGCATCAGCCTGAAACGGTCCGTCGAGCCCTCTGGGTCTGCTACGCAATAGTTCTACTCTCCTGTGAATTCCCCTATAGCATTGTGAGATGTCAG GTGTCCACTTCCTTCGTAAGTCAGGCGGAGCGCATGAAGCCAACGATCCTGGGGCAAGTGGTCAATTCGTCTCTCCTTCAGCGCTACTTACCGGTGTTAGGCATCGCACTTGCTCCACTGGTGAACGTTTACATCTATCCGTACATCAGTAAACGATTCGTCACCCTCACAATGCCCTTCCGAACAA tAATTGGTATCGTCTTCGCCACCCTTTCTGTCCTATCGGCTGCCATCGCGGAAACAGCCCGGCTGACATTTATCGACCGGGGCAACTTTACCCTTCAGGACGTCAACGGCCAGACGTTACAGGTTTCGGACCTATCACTCGACGCCCTCATCCCTCAGTACTTTTTCATGGGTGTGGCCGAtgtcttcatcttcatcaccg gtcttgaATTCGCTTTCACTCAGTCTCCTTGCTCGATGCAGACTGTCGTCACAGGTATCTTCTTGTTCTTCGAGGCCACTGGTCGAATAGCTGCTACGTTACTTGTACCACTTATTAACACCATTACAGCAG CGGATCCATGGTATCCTCCTGAAATCAACAATGGACATCTGAATTTATACTTCCTTGTCTTGACCGGTATAAGCCTGACCAATCTCATTATTTTCTGTCTGTTGGAGAAAGGGTATGAGATTGTCGACGAGCAACTATGTCTGGACGACGTACATACGGTTGGCGAATCGACAGGTACGACGTCGACGTCGTCGTCGAAAGCAACACCTTCTGGAACACTAACTGCAAATACCAATCAACCTCAGACATCTACTCCAATATCAACCATGTCAACCTAA